A genomic region of Nitrosomonas ureae contains the following coding sequences:
- the ychF gene encoding redox-regulated ATPase YchF, producing MSLKCGIVGLPNVGKSTLFNALTKAGIAAENYPFCTIDPNVGIVEVPDPRLQKLSDIVKPQKVQPAIVEFVDIAGLVAGASKGEGLGNKFLANIRETDGIVNMVRCFSDDNVVHVAGKVDPISDIEVIQTELSLADLATVEKAIQRESKVAKSGNKDAIKLCALLETMQAHLNQGKPARTLDLDKEQKLLVQPLCLLTAKPAIYVANVDDHGFENNPLLTRVQEYAAQEGAPVVAICAALEAEIAELSDEDKQIFLADLNLEEPGLNRLVRAGYELLGLQTYFTAGVKEVRAWTIHKGDTAPQAAGVIHTDFEKGFIRAEVTSYEDFIAYNGEQGAKEAGKMRLEGKEYVVKDGDVMHFRFNV from the coding sequence ATGAGTCTGAAATGCGGAATCGTAGGCCTACCCAATGTCGGCAAATCCACCTTGTTCAATGCGTTGACCAAAGCGGGCATCGCCGCGGAAAATTATCCTTTTTGCACCATCGATCCGAATGTCGGCATCGTCGAAGTGCCCGACCCGCGCCTGCAAAAACTCAGCGACATCGTCAAGCCGCAAAAAGTGCAACCGGCCATCGTCGAATTTGTTGATATCGCCGGATTGGTCGCGGGCGCGTCCAAAGGTGAAGGACTGGGCAACAAATTCCTCGCCAACATCCGTGAGACCGACGGCATCGTCAACATGGTGCGCTGCTTCAGCGATGACAATGTCGTGCACGTCGCCGGCAAGGTCGATCCGATCTCCGATATCGAGGTGATTCAAACCGAACTGTCTCTGGCTGATCTCGCCACTGTGGAAAAAGCTATTCAGCGCGAATCCAAGGTCGCAAAATCCGGCAATAAAGACGCCATCAAACTGTGCGCTTTACTCGAAACGATGCAAGCGCATCTGAACCAGGGCAAACCCGCCAGAACGCTGGATCTGGATAAAGAGCAAAAACTCTTAGTGCAACCGCTGTGTTTATTGACCGCCAAACCGGCGATTTACGTCGCCAATGTCGACGATCACGGCTTTGAAAACAATCCGTTGCTCACCCGCGTGCAAGAATATGCCGCCCAGGAAGGCGCGCCGGTCGTTGCCATCTGCGCCGCGCTCGAAGCGGAAATCGCGGAACTGTCCGATGAAGACAAGCAAATCTTCTTAGCCGACCTGAACCTCGAAGAACCCGGTCTCAATCGGCTGGTGCGCGCGGGTTATGAACTGCTCGGATTGCAAACGTATTTTACCGCCGGCGTCAAAGAAGTCCGCGCCTGGACCATCCACAAAGGCGACACCGCCCCGCAAGCAGCCGGAGTCATCCATACTGACTTTGAAAAAGGCTTCATCCGCGCCGAAGTAACCAGTTATGAGGATTTCATTGCCTACAACGGCGAACAAGGCGCCAAGGAAGCCGGAAAAATGCGCCTCGAAGGCAAGGAATATGTCGTCAAGGATGGCGATGTGATGCATTTCCGTTTCAATGTTTAA
- the pth gene encoding aminoacyl-tRNA hydrolase has product MKLIVGLGNPGREYAGTRHNAGFEWVDRLSQMLHAPLKAEVRFHGLCTQIRQNDIDLWLLEPQTFMNRSGQAVVALCQFYKILPDEIIVVHDELDLPPGIAKLKKGGGLGGHNGLKDIAARLGTQDFWRLRIGIGHPGDRNAVVGYVLHPPRKEEAPLIDEAIQKSLEVWPLIAQGACEAAMLRLHTKA; this is encoded by the coding sequence ATGAAACTTATCGTTGGATTGGGTAACCCCGGCAGGGAATATGCGGGGACACGCCATAATGCCGGTTTTGAGTGGGTGGATCGATTATCACAAATGCTGCATGCTCCGCTGAAAGCGGAAGTGCGGTTTCATGGTTTGTGTACGCAGATACGCCAGAATGACATCGATTTGTGGCTATTGGAGCCACAAACCTTTATGAATCGAAGCGGTCAAGCAGTTGTCGCACTGTGCCAGTTTTATAAAATCCTGCCGGATGAAATCATCGTGGTGCATGATGAACTGGATTTACCGCCCGGTATTGCCAAGCTAAAAAAAGGCGGCGGTTTAGGCGGACACAACGGCCTCAAGGATATCGCGGCAAGACTGGGCACGCAGGATTTCTGGCGGCTGCGCATCGGTATCGGTCATCCGGGCGATCGCAACGCGGTGGTCGGTTACGTGTTACACCCGCCGAGAAAAGAAGAAGCGCCGTTGATTGATGAAGCTATTCAAAAAAGCCTGGAAGTCTGGCCGCTTATCGCGCAAGGCGCGTGCGAAGCGGCAATGCTGAGACTGCACACTAAAGCATAA
- a CDS encoding 50S ribosomal protein L25/general stress protein Ctc, whose product MKIEISADKRTLQGKGASRRLRGSGKVPAVIYGGDQAAQSIEMDHNDLFHKLKLEAFHASILTLSVAGKKEPVLLRDVQMHPFKKQVLHVDFQRVDKNKKIHMKVPLHFINAEISPGVKTSGGIVTHILTEVDITCLPGNLPEFISVDLAELTAGHTLHLSDLVLPKDVETVALAKGDDLPVATIVIPRSVLSEEAAGETASAEKS is encoded by the coding sequence ATGAAAATAGAAATCAGTGCCGACAAACGCACATTGCAGGGAAAGGGTGCGAGCCGCCGCCTGCGTGGTTCTGGCAAGGTGCCAGCAGTCATTTATGGTGGCGATCAGGCAGCGCAATCCATCGAGATGGATCATAATGATCTGTTTCATAAGCTCAAGCTGGAAGCATTTCATGCATCCATTCTTACGTTAAGCGTTGCGGGGAAAAAAGAACCCGTATTATTGCGTGATGTGCAAATGCATCCTTTCAAAAAACAGGTACTGCATGTGGATTTTCAGAGAGTCGACAAGAACAAGAAAATACACATGAAGGTTCCACTGCACTTTATCAATGCAGAAATTTCACCGGGCGTAAAAACCTCCGGCGGAATTGTTACGCATATCCTGACCGAAGTGGATATCACCTGTCTTCCTGGTAATTTACCTGAATTTATTTCTGTCGATTTGGCAGAACTTACCGCTGGACATACCCTTCACTTGAGCGATCTGGTTTTGCCTAAAGACGTGGAGACTGTTGCATTGGCCAAAGGTGACGATTTACCTGTAGCAACGATCGTGATCCCAAGATCGGTACTGTCTGAAGAAGCTGCCGGTGAGACAGCAAGCGCCGAGAAATCATAG
- a CDS encoding ribose-phosphate pyrophosphokinase, whose product MSYDSLMVFTGTAHPKLAQDVVKHLNIHLGRANVGRFSDGEIMVEILENVRGKDVFVLQSTCAPTNDSLMEILVMVDALKRASASRITAAIPYFGYARQDRRPRSVRVAITAKVVANMLTTVGVDRLLTMDLHSDQIQGFFDIPVDNIYGMPILLGDIWKHNYQNLIVVSPDVGGVVRARHLAKRLECDLAIIDKRRPKPNEAKVMNIIGEVKDRTCVIIDDLVDTANTLCEAAKALKEHGARTVLAYSTHAVLSGSAVERIQNSALDKLVVTDTIPLRNDAMACDRICQLSIANLLAETMLRISNESSLSSLFME is encoded by the coding sequence ATGTCTTATGACAGTTTGATGGTTTTTACCGGCACCGCGCACCCTAAATTGGCCCAGGATGTTGTGAAGCATCTTAACATTCACCTGGGACGAGCAAATGTGGGGCGTTTCAGTGATGGTGAAATCATGGTGGAAATCCTCGAGAATGTGCGTGGAAAGGATGTTTTTGTGCTGCAATCGACCTGCGCACCAACCAATGACAGTTTGATGGAAATATTGGTGATGGTCGATGCCTTAAAACGTGCGTCTGCAAGTCGTATTACTGCTGCAATCCCGTATTTTGGTTACGCACGGCAAGATAGAAGACCCCGCTCGGTACGCGTGGCGATCACTGCCAAAGTGGTAGCCAATATGCTGACTACTGTTGGCGTTGACCGGTTATTGACTATGGATCTGCACTCGGATCAAATCCAGGGTTTTTTTGACATCCCTGTTGACAATATATATGGCATGCCCATTTTGCTGGGAGACATTTGGAAACACAATTATCAGAATCTGATCGTGGTCTCACCGGATGTGGGTGGAGTAGTGCGCGCCAGGCACTTGGCCAAACGTTTGGAATGTGATTTGGCCATTATCGATAAACGGCGCCCTAAACCCAACGAAGCGAAAGTAATGAATATCATTGGAGAAGTCAAGGATCGCACCTGTGTCATCATCGATGATCTGGTAGATACTGCAAATACGTTGTGCGAAGCGGCGAAAGCATTAAAAGAACACGGTGCGCGAACAGTGCTGGCCTATTCGACCCATGCCGTTCTGTCAGGTAGTGCGGTGGAGCGCATTCAAAACTCGGCCTTGGATAAATTGGTGGTCACGGATACGATACCGCTGCGCAACGATGCAATGGCCTGTGATCGCATTTGTCAGTTAAGCATTGCCAATCTGCTGGCGGAAACTATGCTGCGCATCAGCAATGAAAGCTCGTTGAGCTCGTTATTTATGGAATAA
- the ispE gene encoding 4-(cytidine 5'-diphospho)-2-C-methyl-D-erythritol kinase: MHTFSAPAKLNLFLHVVGRRQDGYHLLQTVFRFIDFSDQISFALRSDGIIKLHTPIAGVPEEKDLCVRAARLLQQKTATTQGIDIFLQKQIPMGGGLGGGSSDAATTLLALNHLWKINLSKQQLLELGLQLGADVPVFIFGENAFAEGIGEKLTAIKLPPAWYVVLIPPVHVSTAEIFTSKELTRNTIPIKIPPFSVWQGHNDLEQVVCRLYPEVARCLGWLKQQENTTITAMSGSGACVFAEFASEMEAQAVFECIPDSMTGFMARGLDYHPLQQTIK, translated from the coding sequence ATGCATACGTTTTCTGCCCCTGCCAAGCTGAATCTTTTTTTACATGTCGTTGGCCGCAGACAGGATGGCTATCATTTATTGCAAACCGTTTTCCGGTTTATAGATTTTTCTGATCAGATCAGTTTCGCATTACGCTCGGACGGCATCATCAAACTCCATACTCCGATTGCCGGCGTACCGGAAGAAAAAGATCTATGCGTACGCGCTGCCCGGCTGCTGCAACAAAAAACCGCAACCACGCAAGGCATTGACATCTTTCTGCAAAAGCAAATCCCCATGGGTGGTGGTCTGGGTGGCGGGAGCTCGGATGCGGCCACTACACTGCTAGCATTAAATCATTTGTGGAAGATTAATTTAAGCAAACAACAATTGCTCGAATTAGGGCTGCAGCTAGGTGCCGATGTTCCGGTATTTATTTTTGGGGAAAATGCTTTCGCCGAGGGAATCGGTGAGAAATTGACCGCGATTAAATTACCGCCTGCTTGGTATGTCGTTCTGATACCGCCTGTACACGTATCAACCGCCGAAATTTTCACGAGTAAGGAATTGACACGCAACACAATTCCTATCAAAATACCGCCCTTTTCTGTCTGGCAAGGCCATAATGACCTGGAGCAAGTGGTTTGTCGGCTATACCCGGAAGTTGCGCGTTGTTTGGGGTGGCTAAAGCAGCAAGAAAATACTACAATAACGGCGATGAGTGGATCAGGTGCTTGCGTTTTTGCTGAGTTTGCATCTGAAATGGAAGCACAGGCGGTTTTCGAATGCATTCCTGATAGTATGACAGGCTTTATGGCAAGAGGACTGGACTACCATCCGTTGCAACAGACAATAAAATAA
- the lolB gene encoding lipoprotein insertase outer membrane protein LolB encodes MINFCIISGNSKLPASRIRAHQLSVILGFLISCFILFLPGCRTLPTQPPSDAIATTIFTEPLAANIPNISASDFNIVGRISVQDKSQSFSGNFRWQHMTASDEILLFTPLGQAVAEITKDSEGVRLITSKLEAFYATDVESLTEQILGWRMPLDGLQYWIQGTHAPLTAAEKDLDRTDQVIAIRQDGWHIHYSSFTPARSNSPMLPRVINLFYDNLRIRLIVDNWNIE; translated from the coding sequence TTGATTAATTTTTGCATTATTTCTGGAAATTCTAAATTACCCGCAAGCCGGATCAGAGCGCATCAACTGAGTGTTATTCTGGGATTTTTGATAAGCTGTTTCATTCTGTTCCTTCCCGGCTGCAGAACATTACCGACTCAACCTCCATCGGACGCAATTGCGACAACTATTTTCACCGAGCCGCTTGCTGCCAATATTCCGAATATTTCCGCCAGTGATTTCAATATCGTGGGCAGAATATCCGTTCAAGACAAGAGCCAAAGCTTTTCGGGTAACTTTCGCTGGCAGCATATGACTGCCAGCGATGAAATCTTACTATTCACACCGTTAGGTCAGGCAGTCGCGGAAATCACGAAAGACAGCGAAGGTGTACGCTTAATTACCTCAAAGCTTGAGGCGTTTTATGCCACCGATGTGGAAAGTCTGACTGAGCAAATTTTGGGCTGGCGCATGCCACTTGACGGTTTGCAGTACTGGATCCAGGGAACGCATGCGCCACTCACTGCGGCCGAAAAAGATCTGGATAGAACGGATCAAGTTATCGCCATCCGTCAAGATGGGTGGCATATTCATTATAGTAGCTTCACTCCAGCTCGATCGAATTCCCCAATGCTCCCCCGCGTAATCAATTTGTTCTATGACAACCTGAGAATCCGGTTGATAGTAGACAATTGGAACATCGAGTAA
- the minE gene encoding cell division topological specificity factor MinE: protein MSLLDYFRSSKPKTASLAKERLQILVAHERTYRNQPSYLPQLQKELLDVIRKYVNVDQDAISVNFEQDENQETLELNIVLPDYHQTNKTINN from the coding sequence ATGAGCTTACTGGACTATTTCAGATCATCCAAACCCAAGACCGCATCGCTTGCCAAAGAAAGATTACAAATTCTTGTCGCGCATGAACGCACTTATCGCAATCAACCGTCTTATTTACCGCAATTGCAGAAAGAGCTTCTAGACGTTATCCGCAAATATGTTAATGTGGATCAGGACGCAATCTCCGTTAATTTCGAACAAGACGAGAATCAAGAAACACTGGAACTGAATATTGTTCTGCCCGATTATCACCAAACCAATAAAACCATAAATAATTAA
- the minD gene encoding septum site-determining protein MinD encodes MARIIVVTSGKGGVGKTTTSAAIAMGLAKKGHKTAVIDFDVGLRNLDLILGCERRVVYDFINVINGEASLNQALIRDKNCNLLYILPASQTRDKDALTHEGVGKVLDELSKDFQYIVCDSPAGIEKGANLALYFADDAFVVTNPEISSVRDSDRMLGILSSKSRRAERNEEPIKEYLLLTRYDADRVRLGEMLSLEDVQEILSLELLGIIPESKSVLSASNAGIPVILDEKSEAGQAYADVVARYLGETLPHRFIDGKQGFLRRLFGGRK; translated from the coding sequence TTGGCAAGAATTATAGTCGTGACGTCGGGCAAGGGTGGCGTTGGAAAAACAACAACAAGCGCAGCAATTGCCATGGGACTGGCGAAAAAAGGCCATAAAACAGCGGTAATTGATTTTGATGTGGGTTTGCGGAATCTGGATTTAATTCTCGGCTGCGAGCGTCGGGTTGTTTATGACTTTATTAACGTTATCAATGGAGAAGCCAGTCTCAATCAAGCACTTATCCGTGACAAAAATTGCAATCTTCTCTATATCCTGCCTGCTTCGCAAACACGGGATAAAGATGCACTGACCCATGAAGGCGTGGGCAAAGTACTGGATGAATTATCCAAGGATTTCCAATATATTGTTTGTGATTCGCCCGCGGGTATCGAAAAAGGTGCCAATTTAGCGCTTTATTTTGCCGATGACGCGTTTGTCGTAACTAACCCGGAAATTTCTTCCGTTCGGGATTCCGATCGCATGTTGGGTATTCTGTCGAGCAAATCACGCCGCGCTGAAAGAAATGAAGAACCCATCAAGGAATATTTATTGTTAACCCGATATGATGCCGACCGGGTAAGATTGGGTGAAATGCTGAGCCTGGAAGATGTGCAGGAAATCTTGTCTCTTGAGTTGTTAGGCATTATTCCTGAGTCAAAATCTGTCTTATCCGCATCCAATGCGGGCATACCAGTCATTCTGGACGAAAAAAGCGAGGCAGGTCAGGCTTATGCCGATGTCGTCGCACGTTATTTAGGAGAAACACTGCCACATCGATTTATTGATGGTAAGCAAGGGTTTCTCAGGAGGCTTTTCGGAGGAAGAAAATGA
- the minC gene encoding septum site-determining protein MinC: MLNTSPILEFKSSTFFSPILILYTNDLVAIEHMLHEKINLAPDFFKDSPLIIDLRELNKLNLDLDFAQIAQLLKRIGFFPVGIRGGNEQQNKQARALSLPIDTVRELGNPIIIGEAQKQESIQQPPAQPEVAIVKESVQPAATPPVPAATVLVTQPIRSGQRVYSSGDLIILSQVSAGAEIMAEGNIHVYNTLRGRALAGVHGNTAARIFCFDLQAELISIAGDYKTSEDLNKQTYDSPVQVYLQNHALIIKEIA; encoded by the coding sequence ATGTTAAATACTTCTCCAATTCTTGAATTTAAAAGCAGTACTTTTTTCTCACCCATTCTTATTCTTTATACGAATGACTTGGTTGCGATAGAGCACATGCTGCACGAGAAAATCAATCTGGCACCGGATTTTTTCAAAGATTCGCCTTTGATTATCGATTTACGTGAGCTAAATAAATTGAATCTGGATTTGGATTTTGCTCAGATCGCGCAGCTATTGAAAAGAATCGGTTTTTTTCCTGTCGGAATTCGTGGCGGTAATGAACAACAAAATAAGCAAGCACGTGCTCTATCACTTCCAATCGATACGGTACGCGAGCTGGGTAACCCGATCATCATCGGTGAAGCACAAAAACAGGAAAGCATCCAGCAGCCCCCCGCACAACCGGAAGTAGCTATCGTCAAGGAATCCGTGCAACCCGCTGCAACTCCACCCGTACCTGCGGCCACAGTATTGGTTACCCAGCCGATCCGCTCCGGGCAGCGCGTCTATTCGTCCGGGGATTTAATCATCTTATCTCAAGTCAGCGCAGGCGCTGAAATTATGGCCGAAGGTAACATACACGTCTATAATACCTTGCGAGGCCGCGCCCTGGCAGGTGTACACGGCAATACAGCCGCTAGAATATTTTGCTTCGATTTGCAGGCAGAGCTTATCTCTATTGCGGGAGATTATAAAACCAGTGAAGATTTAAATAAGCAAACATACGACAGTCCGGTACAAGTGTATTTACAGAATCATGCGTTGATCATTAAAGAGATTGCTTAA